Proteins co-encoded in one Malus sylvestris chromosome 9, drMalSylv7.2, whole genome shotgun sequence genomic window:
- the LOC126634220 gene encoding transcription factor JUNGBRUNNEN 1-like, giving the protein MDVTKAVRNSTEKVEDEEEVMLPGFRFHPTDEELVGFYLKRKVEKRAIRMELIKQIDIYKYDPWDLPTSSVGDNECYFFCRRGRKYRNSIRPNRVTDSGFWKATGIDKPIYSVKDPLECTGLKKSLVYYRGSAGKGTKTDWMMNEFRLPPKGHGKNAKFLKAKVDVTQEEAEVWTLCRIFKRIPSYKKYTPDCKESTTRQNPTDSSSKTCSFESGSYCSELHFGLEDSVIQRIERSKPVRVDEQVDETNHWLGGELDPIYDPTPFATTYSSFRNPSEGDFFTNGNWDELRSVVQLAVDPSSQVYDCRMQIG; this is encoded by the exons atggacgtGACAAAGGCGGTGAGAAATTCAACAGAGAAGGTTGAGGATGAAGAGGAAGTGATGCTTCCAGGGTTTAGATTTCATCCAACAGATGAGGAGCTTGTTGGGTTTTATCTAAAGAGGAAGGTGGAGAAGAGAGCCATTCGTATGGAACTCATCAAACAGATTGATATCTACAAATATGATCCTTGGGATCTCCCAA CTAGCAGCGTGGGGGACAATGAGTGCTACTTCTTTtgcagaagaggaagaaaatatAGGAACAGCATAAGACCTAACAGAGTCACAGATTCTGGATTTTGGAAAGCCACTGGGATTGACAAGCCTATATATTCGGTTAAAGATCCCCTCGAGTGCACTGGCCTCAAGAAATCATTAGTCTACTACCGTGGGAGTGCTGGCAAAGGCACCAAAActgattggatgatgaatgagtttCGCCTTCCTCCTAAGGGCCATGGGAAAAATGCCAAGTTCCTAAAGGCCAAAGTCGACGTTACACAAGAAGAAGCT GAGGTCTGGACACTCTGCCGAATTTTCAAACGAATCCCATCTTATAAAAAGTACACACCAGACTGCAAAGAATCCACGACCAGACAAAACCCTACTGATTCAAGTTCTAAAACATGCAGCTTCGAATCTGGGAGCTACTGCAGTGAGCTACACTTTGGTCTCGAAGATTCGGTCATTCAACGCATTGAAAGATCAAAACCAGTTCGTGTGGATGAACAAGTTGACGAAACAAATCACTGGCTTGGAGGGGAGTTGGACCCTATATATGACCCGACTCCATTTGCAACAACTTATTCAAGCTTTAGGAACCCGAGCGAGGGCGATTTCTTTACTAATGGAAACTGGGATGAGCTCAGATCAGTGGTTCAGCTGGCTGTTGATCCGTCGTCCCAAGTTTATGACTGTAGAATGCAGATAGGCTAG
- the LOC126582691 gene encoding anaphase-promoting complex subunit 5-like: MAGIVKPPGAFAVTPHKVSVCILLQIYAPPSQISVPFPFSTVSQHNRLGLFLLSLTKSYDDMFEPKLDELIHQLRGIGGLLNYWLTDHLTSRLSALSSPDDLFNFFSDMRGILGGPEAGVLEDDQVILDPNSNLGMFLRRCILAFNLLSFEGACHLLTSIGMYCKEAITSCPPYESPHLDDSSNDLETPPEYENMELENLVFEKVTEEIEARERAGGRVSFHLHAPKALVGLVEDIEVPGDPEFKHGGNREDCHYAHPTSSTFSDLDPNGGIFLRTNWQIQGFLQEQADALEKQGSSFSLNAFELMLRQLQKLAPELHRVHFLRYLNGLYHDDFFAALENVHRYFDYSSGIEGFDFVPPASGCNSLGRYEIALLCLGMMHFHFGHPKQALEVLTEAVHISQQQSNDTCLAYTLAAICNLLSETGISSTTGILGSSYSPLTRIGISLSVQQQLFVLLRGSLKRAENLKLKRLVASNHLAMAKFDLTHVQRPLVSFGPKASMKLRTNPVTVCKELRLGSQLISEFGSETSSMITDGAFSTAWLKNLQKPMDSQVLSQESGTGSNNAFQFCAQPSSVPASVLQLIGSSYLLRATAWEIYGSSSLARFNALVHATCFPDVSSSSDTALAYLKLIQHLAVYKGYKEAFAALKIAAEKFLSISKSRILLLKLQLLHERALHRGHLKFAQQVCDELGVLASSVNGVDMELKTEASLRKARTLLAANQFSEAAAVAHSLFCMCYKFNMQVENASVLLLLAEIHKKSGNAVLGLPYALASLSFCQSFNLDLLKASATLTLAELWLSLGSSHAKRALSLVHGAFPMILGQGGLELRARAFIVEAKCYLSDPSFSISESSDDVLDPLRQASDELQLLEYHELAAEAFYLMAMVFDKLKRVEDREDAAASFKQHTLALENPQHEEDPLINMF; encoded by the exons ATGGCGGGTATTGTCAAACCGCCGGGGGCTTTCGCGGTGACGCCGCACAAAGTCTCCGTCTGCATACTGCTCCAGATCTACGCGCCGCCCTCTCAAATCTCAGTCCCGTTCCCCTTCTCCACCGTCAGCCAGCACAACCGCCTCGGCCTGTTCTTGCTCTCCCTCACTAAG TCTTATGATGATATGTTCGAGCCGAAATTGGATGAACTTATACACCAATTGAGGGGAATTGGGGGATTATTGAACTATTGGTTAACCGATCATCTGACCAGTAGGTTGTCGGCTCTGTCCTCGCCGGATGATTTGTTTAACTTCTTTAGTGATATGCGAG GGATCCTTGGGGGCCCCGAAGcaggtgttttggaagatgacCAAGTTATTCTGGATCCAAATAGCAACTTGGGGATGTTTCTCCGACGTTGCATACTTGCGTTTAATCTTTTATCCTTTGAG GGTGCGTGTCATCTTTTAACAAGTATAGGAATGTACTGTAAAGAAGCCATCACAAGTTGTCCTCCATATGAGTCACCTCACTTAGATGATTCAAGTAATGATTTAGAAACACCTCCGGAATATGAAAACATGGAACTGGAGAATCTTGTTTTTGAAAAAGTCACTGAAGAAATCGAAGCAAGAGAAAGAGCTGGTGGAAGAGTTTCTTTTCATCTTCATGCACCCAAAGCACTTGTTGGATTGGTTGAAG ATATTGAAGTCCCTGGTGATCCAGAATTCAAACATGGTGGCAATAGAGAAGATTGTCATTATGCACATCCTACAAGCAGTACATTCAGTGATCTTGATCCCAACGGTGGGATATTCCTACGGACAAACTGGCAGATACAGGGATTTCTACAGGAGCAAGCTGATGCACTTGAAAA GCAGGGGAGCTCTTTCTCTTTAAATGCTTTTGAGCTCATGCTTAGGCAGCTTCAAAAACTGGCACCTGAGCTACATCGT GTTCACTTCTTGCGTTACTTGAATGGTCTGTATCATGATGATTTTTTTGCTGCCTTGGAGAATGTTCACCGCTATTTTGATTACAG CTCAGGGATTGAAGGATTTGATTTCGTTCCTCCTGCATCCGGTTGCAATAGCTTAGGAAGATATGAAATTGCCTTGCTTTGTTTAGGAATGATGCATTTCCATTTTGGGCACCCAAAGCAAGCTTTGGAG GTTTTGACCGAGGCAGTACATATTTCTCAACAG CAAAGTAACGATACATGTCTTGCTTACACCTTAGCGGCTATCTGCAATTTGTTGTCCGAAACTGGCATATCTAGTACAACTGGAATACTGGGCTCATCATATTCACCTTTGACCAGAATAGGCATTTCACTGTCTGTCCAGCAACAACTATTTGTTCTCTTGAGAGGGTCTCTGAAGAGAGCAGAAAATTTGAAGTTGAAGCGTTTAGTGGCATCCAATCATCTTGCGATGgctaaatttgatttaacg CATGTGCAAAGGCCTCTAGTTTCATTTGGACCCAAGGCTTCAATGAAGCTTAGAACAAACCCAGTTACTGTTTGCAAG GAACTTAGATTGGGTTCTCAATTGATTAGTGAGTTTGGATCCGAAACTTCTTCAATGATAACTGATGGTGCTTTTAGTACTGCATGGCTTAAGAATTTACAGAAGCCAATGGATTCACAAGTCTTGTCTCAAGAAAGTGGAACAGGAAGCAATAATGCTTTCCAGTTCTGTGCACAACCAAGTTCAGTCCCTGCATCTGTGTTGCAGTTAATAGGCTCTTCATACTTACTTCGTGCCACTGCATGGGAAATATATGGCAG CTCCTCTCTTGCCAGATTTAATGCACTTGTTCATGCAACTTGTTTTCCTGATGTTTCAAG TTCTTCTGACACAGCATTAGCATATCTGAAGCTCATCCAACATCTAGCCGTTTATAAAGGATACAAAG AGGCTTTTGCTGCTCTTAAAATAGCTGCAGAGAAGTTTTTATCCATCTCAAAATCAAGAATTTTGTTACTGAAACTTCAGCTGCTCCATGAGCGTGCTTTACATAG AGGACATTTGAAGTTTGCCCAACAAGTATGTGATGAGCTTGGAGTCCTGGCATCATCTGTCAATGGCGTGGATATGGAACTGAAGACGGAAGCAAGTCTCAGAAAAGCTCGTACATTGCTTGCCGCAAATCAGTTCAGTGAG GCGGCAGCTGTAGCACACTCACTCTTCTGCATGTGTTACAAATTCAATATGCAAGTTGAAAATGCCAGTGTGCTTCTTTTGCTAGCTGAAATCCACAAG AAATCGGGTAATGCTGTTTTAGGTCTTCCGTATGCATTGGCAAGCCTCTCATTTTGCCAGTCGTTTAATCTGGATCTGCTTAAAGCATCGGCCACACTCACACTAGCTGAGTTGTGGCTCTCACTTGGATCAAGTCATGCAAAAAGGGCCCTGAGCCTTGTACATGGGGCTTTTCCTATGATTCTTGGTCAAGGAGGTTTGGAGCTCCGTGCTCGGGCCTTCATTGTAGAAGCAAAATGCTATCTATCCGATCCAAGCTTTTCCA TTTCTGAAAGCTCCGATGATGTGCTGGATCCGCTGAGACAAGCCTCGGACGAGCTTCAATTGCTAGAG TATCACGAATTGGCGGCCGAAGCTTTCTATTTAATGGCTATGGTGTTCGATAAACTGAAAAGAGTAGAGGACAGAGAAGACGCTGCGGCTTCGTTTAAGCAACACACTTTGGCTCTTGAGAATCCGCAACATGAGGAAGATCCTCTTATCAACATGTTTTGA